In Acinetobacter pittii, one genomic interval encodes:
- a CDS encoding LysE family translocator: protein MNYFDYFLFIFSVVIMIATPGPVMILVASAGLKGGYKKALETIFGTNLASLILIFISVLVLKGVLSVNDSYLNIIRILGCLYIGYLGFSILKEVIQAPHPEAIQTVSAQNGGFKKGFLVGISNPKDIIFFSAFFPQFVSITPQLNLSLTILTLTWIALDFLTLSLVYIFFRRLSNSHLYPKILGLCGVLLLLIALYGLYQSFI, encoded by the coding sequence ATGAATTATTTTGATTATTTTCTCTTTATTTTTAGCGTAGTTATTATGATTGCGACCCCTGGTCCTGTCATGATTTTAGTTGCAAGCGCTGGACTCAAAGGAGGCTATAAAAAAGCACTTGAAACAATTTTTGGTACGAACTTAGCCTCGCTTATTTTAATTTTTATTTCAGTACTCGTATTAAAAGGAGTGCTGAGTGTTAATGATAGTTATCTCAATATCATTCGGATTTTAGGTTGTCTATATATTGGTTATTTGGGTTTTAGTATTCTCAAAGAAGTGATTCAGGCTCCTCACCCTGAAGCAATACAAACCGTTTCCGCACAAAATGGCGGCTTTAAAAAAGGCTTTCTCGTCGGTATTTCGAACCCTAAAGATATTATCTTTTTCTCAGCTTTCTTTCCGCAATTCGTCTCTATTACCCCTCAGTTAAATTTAAGTTTAACCATACTTACCCTGACATGGATTGCTTTAGACTTCCTCACTTTATCTTTGGTTTATATCTTTTTCCGCCGTCTTTCTAACAGTCATTTATATCCCAAAATATTAGGTCTATGTGGTGTATTACTTTTACTGATTGCCCTTTATGGCTTGTATCAGAGCTTTATCTAA
- the cbpA gene encoding DnaJ C-terminal domain-containing protein, translating to MAKNYYEELGVTRKASADEIKKAYRKLARKYHPDISKEKDAEEKMQAINVAYDTLSNADKKAEYDQMLDHPQGFNNFGQGAAQGGFDGAQFYRQGFTGGEQADFSGFEDLFGRFGAGFGGGQQQYQRQQRSYRGEDQHASIEVDLDIAYHGSTQQITLQIPTMNAYGEPEVQRKTLQVKIPKGMKEGQQIRLTGQGQSGINGGANGDLYIEIQYKDTDRVHVEGSDVYLTVDVTPWEAALGQGIEVKTPAGPLNVNLPKNAKQGQQLRLKDKGIPNKTPGHLYLILNIVFPPANSEKEKEAYQQLAEAFASFEPRSSH from the coding sequence ATGGCAAAAAATTATTATGAAGAATTAGGGGTTACACGCAAAGCCTCTGCTGATGAAATTAAAAAAGCTTATCGAAAATTAGCCCGTAAATATCATCCAGACATCAGCAAAGAAAAAGATGCAGAAGAAAAGATGCAGGCGATTAATGTTGCTTATGACACATTAAGTAATGCTGATAAAAAAGCCGAATATGACCAGATGTTAGATCACCCTCAAGGTTTTAATAATTTTGGTCAAGGTGCTGCACAAGGAGGCTTTGATGGAGCACAGTTTTATCGTCAAGGCTTTACAGGTGGTGAGCAAGCAGACTTTAGCGGTTTTGAAGATTTATTTGGTCGCTTTGGTGCAGGCTTTGGCGGTGGGCAACAACAATATCAAAGACAACAACGTAGTTATCGCGGTGAAGATCAACATGCCAGCATAGAGGTTGATCTTGATATTGCCTATCACGGATCAACCCAACAGATTACCCTGCAAATCCCAACCATGAATGCTTATGGCGAGCCTGAAGTTCAACGCAAAACACTTCAAGTCAAAATACCAAAAGGTATGAAAGAAGGTCAGCAAATCCGCTTAACTGGACAAGGCCAAAGTGGGATCAACGGTGGTGCAAACGGCGATCTTTATATTGAGATCCAGTATAAAGATACAGACCGTGTTCATGTCGAAGGCAGTGATGTGTATTTGACTGTAGATGTAACTCCATGGGAAGCAGCATTAGGCCAAGGTATTGAAGTAAAAACACCAGCAGGGCCTTTAAATGTCAATTTACCTAAAAATGCAAAACAAGGACAACAGCTACGTTTAAAAGACAAAGGGATACCAAATAAAACGCCAGGGCATCTGTATTTAATTTTAAATATTGTATTCCCCCCTGCAAATTCTGAAAAAGAAAAAGAAGCGTATCAGCAATTGGCAGAAGCCTTTGCTTCATTCGAACCTCGTTCATCTCATTAG
- the pnp gene encoding polyribonucleotide nucleotidyltransferase, with product MFNIVRKEFQFGQHQVVLETGRVARQANTVLITMGGVTVLVAVVAQPKAKAGQDFFPLTVNYQEKQYAAGRIPGGYGKREGRASEAETLISRLIDRPIRPLFPEGYFNEIQVTATVVSSDKTMDADIAAMLGTSAALSIAGTPFRGPIGGARVGLINGEYVLNPNFEQLKESDLDLVVAGTESAVLMVESEAKELSEDQMLGAVLFGHDEMQIAIQAIKEFAAAAGAVESTWVAPTKNEALLEQLKAAFEAKISEAYTIAVKQDRYAALDALYAEAVAQFVPENDETGIADEVNELFEDLKYRTVRDNILSGKPRIDGRDTKTVRGIDVQVGVLDRAHGSALFTRGETQALVTTTLGNTRDALMVDTLAGTKTDNFMLHYNFPAYSVGETGRESGPKRREIGHGRLARRGVQAVLPAADRFPYVIRIVSDITESNGSSSMASVCGASLSLMDAGVPLKAPVAGIAMGLVKEGERFAVLSDILGDEDHLGDMDFKVAGSANGITALQMDIKIEGITEEIMEVALNQAFAGRMHILNEMNKVISRARAEISAHAPTFEVININPDKIRDVIGKGGATIRQITEETKAAIDIEDNGTVRVFGETKAAAKAAIAKIQAITAEVEPGKIYDGKVIRIVEFGAFVNIMPGTDGLLHISQISNERIANVTDVLKEGQEVKVQVADVDNRGRIKLTMKDIEQA from the coding sequence ATGTTTAATATCGTTCGTAAAGAATTCCAATTCGGTCAACATCAAGTCGTTTTAGAAACGGGTCGCGTTGCACGTCAAGCAAACACAGTTTTAATCACTATGGGTGGCGTAACTGTTTTAGTTGCAGTTGTTGCTCAACCTAAAGCAAAAGCGGGTCAAGACTTTTTCCCGTTAACAGTTAACTATCAAGAAAAACAATATGCAGCTGGTCGTATCCCTGGTGGTTACGGTAAGCGTGAAGGCCGTGCTTCTGAAGCTGAAACGTTAATTTCACGTCTTATTGACCGTCCAATTCGTCCGTTGTTCCCAGAAGGTTACTTCAACGAAATTCAAGTAACAGCAACTGTTGTTTCTTCTGACAAAACTATGGATGCTGACATTGCAGCAATGCTTGGTACATCAGCAGCATTGTCTATTGCCGGTACTCCTTTCCGTGGCCCAATTGGTGGTGCACGTGTTGGTTTAATCAACGGTGAATATGTTCTTAACCCGAACTTCGAACAGTTAAAAGAAAGTGACCTTGACCTTGTGGTTGCAGGTACAGAATCTGCTGTATTGATGGTTGAATCTGAAGCGAAAGAACTTTCAGAAGACCAAATGCTTGGTGCTGTGCTATTCGGTCATGACGAAATGCAAATTGCAATTCAAGCGATTAAAGAATTTGCTGCCGCTGCTGGTGCTGTTGAATCAACTTGGGTTGCTCCAACTAAAAACGAAGCGCTTCTTGAGCAATTAAAAGCAGCTTTCGAAGCTAAAATTTCTGAAGCATATACAATTGCGGTTAAACAAGACCGTTATGCAGCACTTGATGCACTTTATGCAGAAGCTGTAGCTCAGTTCGTTCCAGAAAATGACGAAACTGGTATTGCTGATGAAGTAAATGAATTATTCGAAGACCTTAAATACCGTACAGTACGTGACAACATCTTGTCAGGTAAGCCACGTATTGATGGTCGTGATACAAAAACTGTTCGTGGTATCGATGTTCAAGTTGGCGTATTAGACCGTGCACACGGTTCTGCATTATTTACACGTGGTGAAACTCAGGCGTTGGTAACAACAACTTTGGGTAATACACGTGATGCGTTAATGGTTGATACCCTTGCTGGTACTAAAACTGATAACTTCATGTTGCACTATAACTTCCCTGCATACTCTGTAGGTGAAACGGGCCGTGAATCTGGTCCTAAGCGTCGTGAAATTGGTCACGGTCGTTTAGCGCGTCGTGGTGTTCAAGCTGTTCTTCCTGCTGCTGACCGCTTCCCGTACGTGATTCGTATTGTATCTGATATTACTGAATCTAACGGTTCATCTTCAATGGCTTCTGTATGTGGTGCTTCATTATCACTTATGGATGCAGGTGTTCCGCTTAAAGCACCAGTTGCTGGTATTGCAATGGGCTTAGTGAAAGAAGGCGAGCGTTTCGCAGTACTTTCTGACATCTTGGGTGATGAAGATCACTTAGGTGATATGGACTTTAAAGTAGCAGGTTCTGCAAACGGTATTACTGCACTTCAAATGGACATCAAGATTGAAGGTATTACCGAAGAAATCATGGAAGTTGCATTAAACCAAGCATTTGCTGGTCGTATGCACATCCTCAATGAAATGAACAAAGTCATTTCACGTGCTCGTGCTGAAATCAGTGCTCATGCACCGACGTTTGAAGTAATTAACATTAACCCAGACAAGATCCGTGACGTTATTGGTAAAGGCGGCGCGACTATCCGTCAAATTACCGAAGAAACTAAAGCTGCAATTGATATCGAAGACAACGGTACAGTACGCGTATTTGGTGAAACTAAAGCTGCTGCTAAAGCTGCAATTGCTAAGATTCAAGCGATTACTGCTGAAGTTGAACCAGGTAAGATCTATGACGGTAAAGTAATCCGTATTGTAGAATTCGGTGCGTTTGTAAACATCATGCCGGGTACTGATGGTCTTCTTCACATTTCGCAAATTTCAAATGAACGTATTGCGAACGTAACTGATGTTCTTAAAGAAGGTCAGGAAGTGAAAGTACAGGTTGCTGATGTTGATAATCGTGGTCGTATCAAATTGACTATGAAAGACATTGAACAAGCATAA
- a CDS encoding chaperone modulator CbpM, translating into MTTIHYREIVYDGHTFSAEVVDEQSTFDLQQFAQACGQSPDWILQLIEYDILSVENTPEAHQFMGEDVARARKAYRLQRDFDASLAAVAVMLDLIDEVQQLRKQLKHFH; encoded by the coding sequence ATGACAACCATTCACTATCGAGAAATTGTATATGACGGCCATACCTTTAGTGCAGAGGTCGTTGATGAACAATCTACATTTGACCTACAACAATTTGCTCAAGCTTGTGGCCAAAGTCCTGACTGGATTCTTCAGCTTATTGAATATGATATTTTATCAGTCGAGAACACACCTGAAGCACATCAGTTTATGGGCGAAGATGTCGCACGTGCTCGTAAAGCTTATCGTCTGCAACGTGACTTTGACGCAAGTTTAGCAGCAGTTGCGGTAATGTTAGATTTGATTGATGAAGTACAACAACTTAGAAAACAGTTGAAGCATTTTCATTGA
- a CDS encoding magnesium transporter CorA family protein yields MQVYYFYRHQADGYVFLSREQHSEHVLEFFWIDSVRTDVVNHNEEWQQKIQQLSGVVINEFHMRDIANIEHPCAFDTLEEYDLLIFKKLVTPDDEIKHAESQDSVFGLATTPISFILTPDVLISVREQGNKSIENYIQRLENILCKTLEEQNKTRKLPNSPVDLSLRLLNSMVDGYLDIRSPLTRRVEHWQQQLLQGNRRFKQWHQLFHENMAFQQVENLCEEQIETLQEFRDEIVENYHHVVGSHIRNSQDILLVRLNDLMSHVERIQKHTLRLRSAIQSAIDLHFSAIANQTNENMRILAIITAVFAPLTLLTGIYGMNFEFIPGLKSPVGFWIMLGVMLLSTILLLYYFYRQHLVGRGEKSVIDLLAQQHRQNRMNLFWFLEYEPIKQTLKEVEKITRLK; encoded by the coding sequence ATGCAGGTTTATTACTTTTATCGCCATCAAGCTGACGGCTATGTCTTTTTAAGCCGTGAACAGCATAGTGAACATGTTCTGGAGTTTTTTTGGATTGATAGTGTCAGAACGGATGTGGTGAACCATAACGAAGAATGGCAACAAAAGATTCAACAGCTTTCAGGCGTGGTGATTAATGAATTTCATATGCGGGATATTGCCAATATTGAACATCCCTGTGCATTTGATACCCTTGAAGAATATGACCTGCTCATTTTTAAAAAGCTGGTTACACCTGATGATGAAATTAAACATGCTGAATCCCAAGATAGTGTTTTTGGATTAGCGACGACACCCATCAGTTTTATCTTGACGCCTGATGTACTGATTAGCGTGCGTGAGCAGGGCAATAAGTCGATTGAAAACTACATTCAACGTCTCGAAAATATTTTATGTAAAACTTTAGAAGAGCAAAATAAGACCCGTAAACTGCCAAATTCACCAGTCGATTTATCGTTGCGACTTTTAAATAGTATGGTAGATGGCTATCTTGATATTCGCTCACCATTGACCAGAAGGGTTGAGCATTGGCAGCAACAATTACTGCAGGGAAATCGCCGTTTCAAACAATGGCACCAACTATTTCATGAAAATATGGCCTTTCAACAGGTTGAAAATTTATGCGAAGAGCAAATCGAAACCTTACAAGAATTCCGAGATGAAATTGTAGAAAATTACCATCATGTAGTTGGTAGTCATATTCGTAATTCTCAAGATATTTTATTGGTCCGATTAAATGATTTGATGAGTCATGTTGAGCGTATCCAAAAACATACTTTGCGATTACGCAGCGCAATTCAATCAGCAATTGATTTGCATTTTTCAGCGATTGCAAACCAGACCAATGAAAACATGCGGATTTTGGCAATTATCACCGCAGTTTTTGCACCGCTTACCCTTTTAACAGGTATTTATGGAATGAACTTTGAGTTTATTCCTGGTCTTAAATCGCCAGTTGGTTTCTGGATAATGTTAGGGGTGATGCTACTGAGCACGATTTTGCTTTTGTACTATTTTTATCGACAACATCTAGTTGGGCGTGGTGAAAAAAGTGTGATTGATTTATTGGCTCAACAGCATCGTCAAAATCGGATGAATTTGTTTTGGTTTTTGGAATATGAACCGATTAAGCAGACTTTGAAGGAAGTGGAGAAGATTACTCGGTTAAAGTAA
- the yfeW gene encoding serine hydrolase, with product MKIFSTNTCPVPDNIEQVIRQKDEVAAEQGGMSEHQIQKIWKSIEALYKTGNYPLITFCLRRQGKILLNRSIGYAQGNSPAGLQENALIATPDTPVCLFSASKMITAMLIHLLDEKGEINLLDPVSYYIPEYGVNGKRRATIFHLLAHRGGIPYIEGDVTPELLFDKDEILKRLYAARPVSPAGNHLAYHAVTAGYILGEVIERVTGQDLREFVHQTIEKPMGMPYFNYGLKPEYRSEVALNCATGLHPRLGTDHYLNHVLGGGLQLAVDVTNDSRFMDTICPAGNIYTSAEQAGRFFEMLLSGGSYGGQQIFSEKTIFRATLPTTGVNIDRTLLIPMRYALGPMLGSNPVGLFGPMTGQAFGHLGFSNILCWADPERDISVSLLTTGKSVVGTHLPALAKVLYQISAQCPRISRDQRRSLFGSDSHETDLV from the coding sequence GTGAAAATTTTTTCAACCAACACTTGTCCAGTACCGGACAATATTGAGCAAGTCATTCGACAAAAAGACGAAGTTGCTGCTGAACAGGGTGGAATGAGTGAGCATCAGATTCAAAAAATCTGGAAAAGTATAGAAGCACTGTATAAAACCGGAAACTATCCACTCATTACCTTCTGTTTACGCAGGCAAGGTAAAATTTTGCTCAATAGAAGCATTGGATATGCCCAAGGGAACTCTCCGGCAGGTCTTCAAGAAAATGCGCTGATTGCAACCCCAGATACCCCTGTTTGCCTATTTTCAGCATCGAAGATGATCACAGCCATGTTGATTCATCTATTAGATGAAAAAGGTGAAATCAATTTGCTCGACCCCGTGAGTTATTACATTCCAGAATATGGTGTCAATGGTAAGCGCCGTGCAACGATCTTTCATTTATTGGCACATCGCGGTGGTATTCCCTATATTGAAGGCGATGTCACCCCAGAATTATTATTTGATAAAGACGAAATTTTAAAACGTTTATATGCTGCTCGACCTGTTTCTCCCGCTGGCAATCATCTTGCCTATCATGCGGTTACGGCAGGTTACATTTTAGGAGAAGTCATTGAACGGGTGACTGGGCAAGACTTACGTGAATTTGTACATCAAACTATCGAAAAGCCGATGGGAATGCCTTATTTCAACTATGGATTGAAACCAGAATATCGTTCAGAAGTCGCCTTAAACTGTGCAACAGGTCTGCACCCTCGCCTTGGTACCGATCATTATCTGAATCATGTTTTAGGTGGCGGTTTGCAACTTGCAGTTGATGTGACGAACGATAGTCGCTTTATGGACACTATTTGCCCAGCCGGCAATATCTACACCAGTGCAGAACAAGCTGGCCGCTTCTTTGAAATGCTTTTAAGTGGTGGAAGCTATGGCGGTCAGCAAATCTTCAGTGAAAAAACTATTTTCAGAGCGACTCTTCCCACTACTGGCGTTAATATTGACCGTACGTTATTAATTCCAATGCGCTATGCTTTAGGACCAATGTTAGGCAGCAACCCTGTCGGCCTTTTTGGTCCAATGACAGGACAAGCATTTGGCCATTTAGGGTTTTCTAATATCTTATGCTGGGCTGACCCTGAAAGAGATATCAGTGTTTCCCTATTAACAACAGGTAAATCTGTAGTGGGTACTCACCTGCCTGCTTTAGCTAAAGTTCTCTATCAAATCTCAGCACAATGTCCGCGTATATCGAGAGATCAACGCCGTTCTTTATTTGGTAGCGACTCTCATGAGACTGACTTAGTGTAG
- the rpsO gene encoding 30S ribosomal protein S15, with translation MALTNADRAEIIAKFARAENDTGSPEVQVALLTAQINDLQGHFKAHKHDHHSRRGLIRMVNQRRKLLDYLNGKDHGRYTALIGALGLRR, from the coding sequence ATGGCTTTAACTAATGCAGACCGCGCAGAGATCATTGCTAAATTTGCTCGCGCTGAAAATGACACTGGTTCACCAGAAGTACAAGTAGCTTTATTGACTGCTCAAATCAATGATTTACAAGGTCACTTCAAAGCTCACAAACACGACCACCACAGCCGTCGTGGTTTGATCCGTATGGTTAACCAACGTCGTAAATTGCTCGACTACTTAAATGGTAAAGACCACGGTCGTTACACTGCTTTGATCGGTGCTTTAGGTTTACGTCGTTAA
- the hslO gene encoding Hsp33 family molecular chaperone HslO, which yields MSDLRQRFYIENFPVRGEVVHLEEALQTILAQRDYMPAVKILLGEMLSATALLASTLKIKGRISLQIQASGTFKWAMAECNHLGEVRALADYETDPRFAEATDSSTVLGALVNPVLFINIEPEFGERYQGIVPLDQVTLAGCLMQYYDLSAQIPTRIVLASTDKRSGGLLIQLLPRHDEEEQNLVDEDLWPRLTMLTETLKAEELTNLDANEILYRLYNEEEVRLPEIEALKFGCTCSKERCANALIQIGVDAVHETLEEQNPIRMDCQFCNTQYTFTAEEALALFGEHLS from the coding sequence ATGTCTGATTTACGCCAACGCTTTTATATAGAGAACTTTCCAGTACGTGGAGAAGTAGTTCATCTAGAAGAAGCCCTACAAACTATCTTAGCTCAACGTGACTATATGCCTGCTGTTAAAATTCTGCTAGGTGAAATGTTGAGTGCGACTGCATTACTTGCAAGTACACTAAAAATCAAAGGCCGTATCAGCTTGCAAATCCAGGCTAGCGGCACCTTCAAATGGGCGATGGCTGAATGTAACCATTTAGGGGAGGTTCGTGCTCTAGCGGACTATGAAACCGACCCTCGCTTTGCTGAAGCAACAGACAGCAGTACAGTTCTTGGCGCTCTCGTTAACCCAGTTTTATTTATTAATATTGAACCGGAGTTTGGCGAACGTTATCAAGGGATTGTACCGCTTGATCAAGTGACTTTAGCGGGTTGCTTGATGCAGTATTACGATTTGTCTGCACAAATTCCAACGCGCATTGTGTTGGCAAGTACAGATAAGCGTTCTGGTGGTTTACTGATTCAACTCTTACCACGTCATGATGAAGAAGAGCAAAACTTGGTCGATGAAGATTTATGGCCACGTTTGACGATGTTAACTGAAACATTAAAAGCTGAAGAGCTTACCAATTTAGATGCCAACGAAATCTTATATCGTTTATATAACGAAGAAGAAGTTCGTTTACCAGAAATTGAAGCATTAAAATTTGGTTGTACATGTTCAAAAGAACGTTGTGCAAATGCGCTGATTCAAATTGGTGTAGATGCTGTTCATGAAACCCTAGAAGAACAGAACCCGATTCGTATGGACTGTCAGTTCTGTAATACGCAATACACATTTACCGCTGAAGAAGCTTTAGCATTATTTGGTGAACATTTAAGTTAA